The following are encoded together in the Nocardioides thalensis genome:
- a CDS encoding substrate-binding domain-containing protein — MVTSAGRRPSMADVAAVAGVSHQTVSRVLNGSPLVKAETRERIEAAIRELGYRRNNAARQLATARSGRIGMVSAHLALHGPSMISAAVQEAGRAAGYEVSLVGMIELSERSLHDAVDRLLDEDVEAIVVAVALREAQSIVASLSLPIPVVLVQGVGAGTPMAAGVDQEAGAAAATSHLLDLGHRAVAHVSGPLDWVESGRRREGWRRAHEERGLLPGPEIEGDWSAASGYRAGVRICASDEVTAVFAANDSMALGLLKALHEHGRRVPDDVSVVGFDNVPEAEYFWPPLTTVNQEFAELGRRALELAIRALGGEEAPVADLLAPALVVRRSTARPPS; from the coding sequence GTGGTGACGAGTGCGGGTCGGCGGCCGAGCATGGCCGACGTGGCGGCGGTCGCCGGAGTCTCGCACCAGACCGTCTCGCGCGTGCTCAACGGCTCGCCGCTGGTGAAGGCCGAGACCCGCGAGCGCATCGAGGCGGCCATCCGCGAGCTCGGCTACCGGCGCAACAACGCCGCCCGCCAGCTGGCCACCGCGCGGTCGGGCCGGATCGGGATGGTCTCGGCGCACCTCGCGCTGCACGGGCCGAGCATGATCTCGGCCGCGGTCCAGGAGGCCGGCCGCGCCGCCGGCTACGAGGTGTCGCTCGTCGGCATGATCGAGCTGTCGGAGCGCTCCCTCCACGACGCCGTCGACCGCCTGCTCGACGAGGACGTCGAGGCGATCGTCGTCGCCGTCGCCCTCCGCGAGGCCCAGTCGATCGTCGCGTCGCTGTCGTTGCCGATCCCCGTCGTGCTGGTGCAGGGCGTCGGCGCCGGTACGCCGATGGCCGCCGGCGTCGATCAGGAGGCCGGTGCCGCGGCCGCGACCAGCCACCTGCTCGACCTCGGCCACCGCGCGGTCGCGCACGTCAGCGGCCCCCTCGACTGGGTCGAGTCGGGCCGGCGGCGCGAGGGGTGGCGCCGCGCCCACGAGGAGCGCGGCCTGCTGCCCGGCCCCGAGATCGAGGGCGACTGGTCGGCCGCGAGCGGCTACCGGGCGGGCGTGCGGATCTGCGCCTCCGACGAGGTGACCGCGGTGTTCGCCGCCAACGACTCGATGGCCCTCGGACTGCTCAAGGCCCTGCACGAGCACGGCCGGCGGGTGCCCGACGACGTGAGCGTGGTCGGGTTCGACAACGTGCCGGAGGCCGAGTACTTCTGGCCGCCGCTCACCACCGTCAACCAGGAGTTCGCCGAGCTGGGGCGACGCGCGCTCGAGCTGGCGATCCGGGCCCTGGGCGGCGAGGAGGCGCCGGTCGCGGACCTGCTCGCGCCGGCCCTCGTGGTGCGGCGATCCACCGCCCGACCGCCCTCCTGA
- a CDS encoding ROK family transcriptional regulator, whose amino-acid sequence MVTLVAGGAGSAGEMLELLRSGRAATRSDLRRLTGLSRSAVVGRVTALVDAGLVLLGSELASTGGRPAGGLVFNASAGVVVAVAVGRTRTQLGVFDLAGVERAAASVEHEIGAGPDEVMPPVADELGRLLDGLPDGGDVFGIGLSLPGTVDPVRGVSIDSKVMVGWNGVPLEPYLTEVAPAPLLVGNDADVLALSERLGHAASYSNLIVVKASTGLGLGILADGRVVSGHLGAAGEIGHTKVDAGEGRVCRCGDVGCLETVAAGWALVAGLRERDRHVEHVRDLARLALSGDAEAKQLLRDSGRQLGELLAVAINLLNPQAVVLGGDMAAPFDVYAAGVRETVYARASALATRELQFLPSTYGDRAGVVGCAAMALDHVLSPAAVDARLERGAVRAEAEGS is encoded by the coding sequence ATGGTCACGCTGGTCGCCGGTGGTGCGGGCTCGGCGGGGGAGATGCTCGAGCTCCTCCGGTCCGGCCGCGCCGCCACCCGCTCCGACCTCCGCCGGCTGACCGGCCTCTCCCGCTCCGCCGTCGTCGGCCGGGTCACCGCGCTCGTCGACGCCGGCCTCGTGCTGCTCGGCTCCGAGCTGGCGTCGACCGGGGGTCGCCCCGCCGGGGGCCTGGTCTTCAACGCGTCCGCGGGCGTCGTGGTGGCGGTCGCGGTGGGCCGCACCCGCACCCAGCTCGGCGTCTTCGACCTCGCCGGCGTCGAGCGCGCCGCCGCCTCCGTCGAGCACGAGATCGGCGCCGGGCCCGACGAGGTGATGCCGCCGGTCGCCGACGAGCTCGGCCGCCTGCTCGACGGGCTTCCCGACGGCGGCGACGTCTTCGGCATCGGGCTCAGCCTGCCCGGCACCGTCGATCCCGTCCGGGGAGTCAGCATCGACTCCAAGGTGATGGTCGGCTGGAACGGCGTCCCGCTCGAGCCCTACCTCACCGAGGTCGCTCCCGCCCCGCTCCTCGTCGGCAACGACGCCGACGTGCTGGCCCTGTCCGAGCGACTGGGGCACGCGGCGTCGTACTCCAACCTGATCGTGGTCAAGGCCTCCACCGGTCTGGGGCTCGGCATCCTCGCCGACGGCCGCGTCGTCTCGGGCCACCTCGGCGCCGCCGGGGAGATCGGCCACACCAAGGTCGACGCCGGCGAGGGCCGGGTCTGCCGCTGCGGCGACGTCGGCTGCCTCGAGACGGTCGCCGCCGGGTGGGCGCTCGTCGCGGGCCTCCGCGAGCGCGACCGCCACGTCGAGCACGTCCGCGACCTGGCCCGGCTCGCGCTCTCCGGCGACGCCGAGGCCAAGCAGCTGCTCCGCGACAGCGGGCGCCAGCTCGGCGAGCTGCTCGCCGTCGCGATCAACCTGCTCAACCCGCAGGCCGTCGTGCTCGGCGGCGACATGGCCGCGCCGTTCGACGTCTACGCCGCCGGCGTCCGCGAGACCGTCTACGCGCGGGCCTCTGCGCTGGCGACCCGCGAGCTCCAGTTCCTGCCGTCGACGTACGGCGACCGCGCGGGCGTCGTCGGCTGTGCCGCGATGGCGCTCGACCACGTGCTGAGCCCGGCCGCGGTCGACGCCCGGCTCGAGCGCGGCGCGGTCCGTGCCGAGGCGGAGGGCTCGTAG
- the edd gene encoding phosphogluconate dehydratase, producing MTARIVERSSATRSSYLSRISAAADRGPARGRLACANLAHGFAAAEGEAKTQLRRGQKPNLAIVTSYNDMLSAHQPYADYPPILKQAVIRAGGIAQVAGGVPAMCDGITQGRDGMQLSLFSRDVIAMSTAIALSHDMFDGALLLGVCDKIVPGLLMGALSFGHLPVVFVPAGPMASGLPNKEKARVRQLYAEGKVDREALLDAEAASYHSAGTCTFYGTANSNQLLMEVMGLHLPGSSFISPDTPLREALTREAAARAVAISKYDDRVPVGELVDERTIVNACVALLASGGSTNHTLHLVAIARAAGIELTWGDIADLSAVVPLLARIYPNGAADINHFHAAGGVPFLVRTLLDAGFLHEDVRTIAGPGLRRYVEEPVLADVGYGTVVWRERTTRSLDDEVLRPATDPFAGDGGVKMVTGPLGSGVVKTSALKTKHRAISARARVFDHQDDFLTAFHAGDLDGRNFVAVIRYQGPAANGMPELHKLMPALGALQDRGQKVAIVTDGRLSGASGKVLAALHVTPEAAHGGPLAKVRNGDLIHIDADQGVLDIATADEFAHRLPTGFAPTEEQWVGTGRELFSVFRNAVGPADAGATVFPAVPAEEVADERATA from the coding sequence GTGACGGCACGGATCGTCGAGCGCAGCAGCGCCACGCGGTCGTCGTACCTCTCCCGGATCAGCGCCGCCGCCGACCGCGGTCCGGCGCGCGGCCGCCTCGCCTGCGCCAACCTCGCGCACGGCTTCGCGGCCGCCGAGGGCGAGGCCAAGACGCAGCTGCGCCGCGGCCAGAAGCCCAACCTGGCGATCGTCACCAGCTACAACGACATGCTGTCGGCACACCAGCCGTACGCCGACTACCCGCCGATCCTCAAGCAGGCGGTGATCCGCGCCGGCGGCATCGCGCAGGTCGCGGGCGGCGTACCGGCGATGTGCGACGGCATCACCCAGGGCCGCGACGGCATGCAGCTCTCCCTCTTCAGCCGAGACGTGATCGCGATGTCCACCGCGATCGCCCTCTCGCACGACATGTTCGACGGCGCACTGCTCCTCGGCGTCTGCGACAAGATCGTGCCGGGCCTGCTCATGGGGGCCCTCTCCTTCGGCCACCTCCCGGTCGTGTTCGTCCCCGCGGGCCCGATGGCATCGGGCCTGCCGAACAAGGAGAAGGCGCGGGTCCGGCAGCTCTACGCCGAGGGCAAGGTCGACCGCGAGGCCCTGCTCGACGCGGAGGCGGCGTCGTACCACTCCGCCGGCACCTGCACGTTCTACGGCACCGCCAACTCCAACCAGCTGCTGATGGAGGTGATGGGGCTCCACCTGCCGGGGTCCTCGTTCATCAGCCCCGACACCCCGCTGCGCGAGGCACTCACCCGCGAGGCGGCGGCGCGCGCCGTCGCGATCTCGAAGTACGACGACCGCGTGCCCGTGGGCGAGCTCGTCGACGAGCGCACCATCGTCAACGCGTGCGTCGCCCTGCTGGCGAGCGGCGGATCGACCAACCACACGCTGCACCTGGTGGCGATCGCCCGCGCGGCCGGCATCGAGCTGACGTGGGGCGACATCGCCGACCTGTCGGCCGTCGTGCCGCTCCTGGCGCGGATCTACCCCAACGGCGCGGCCGACATCAACCACTTCCACGCCGCCGGGGGCGTCCCGTTCCTCGTGCGGACGCTGCTCGACGCAGGGTTCCTGCACGAGGACGTCCGGACGATCGCGGGCCCGGGCCTGCGCCGCTACGTCGAGGAGCCGGTGCTCGCCGACGTCGGCTACGGCACCGTCGTCTGGCGCGAGCGCACCACCCGGAGTCTCGACGACGAGGTGCTGCGTCCGGCCACCGATCCCTTCGCCGGCGACGGCGGGGTCAAGATGGTGACCGGCCCGCTCGGGTCGGGCGTCGTGAAGACCTCCGCGCTGAAGACCAAGCACCGCGCGATCTCCGCCCGCGCGCGGGTCTTCGACCACCAGGACGACTTCCTCACCGCGTTCCACGCGGGTGACCTCGACGGCCGCAACTTCGTCGCGGTGATCCGCTACCAGGGCCCGGCCGCCAACGGGATGCCCGAGCTGCACAAGCTGATGCCTGCGCTCGGCGCCCTCCAGGACCGGGGCCAGAAGGTCGCGATCGTCACCGACGGCCGGCTGTCCGGTGCGTCCGGGAAGGTGCTCGCCGCGCTGCACGTCACCCCGGAGGCCGCCCACGGCGGGCCGCTGGCGAAGGTGCGCAACGGCGACCTGATCCACATCGACGCCGACCAGGGCGTGCTCGACATCGCGACGGCCGACGAGTTCGCGCACCGGCTGCCCACGGGCTTCGCGCCGACCGAGGAGCAGTGGGTCGGCACCGGCCGCGAGCTGTTCTCGGTCTTCCGCAACGCGGTCGGGCCGGCCGACGCCGGCGCGACGGTGTTCCCCGCCGTACCGGCCGAGGAGGTGGCCGATGAGCGCGCCACTGCCTGA
- the eda gene encoding bifunctional 4-hydroxy-2-oxoglutarate aldolase/2-dehydro-3-deoxy-phosphogluconate aldolase has translation MSAPLPEGASLLDAVPVVPVVVVDDVATAVPLAQALVDGGLPAIELTLRTPVALDAIRAIAAEVPGILLGAGTITTPAQADAAAEAGAGFLVSPGTTPALLAAMADTGLPFLPGTSSVSEVLAVLESGRTEMKFFPAEAAGGAPYLKAVGGPLPQARFCPTGGITAASAPDYLALPNVGCVGGTWITPADAVAAKDWARITRLAAEASALR, from the coding sequence ATGAGCGCGCCACTGCCTGAGGGCGCTTCACTCCTCGACGCCGTCCCGGTGGTCCCCGTCGTCGTGGTCGACGACGTCGCCACGGCGGTGCCGCTCGCCCAGGCGCTGGTCGACGGCGGGCTGCCCGCGATCGAGCTGACGCTGCGCACGCCGGTCGCGCTCGACGCGATCCGCGCGATCGCCGCCGAGGTGCCCGGCATCCTGCTCGGCGCCGGCACGATCACCACCCCGGCGCAGGCCGACGCTGCCGCCGAGGCGGGCGCGGGCTTCCTCGTCTCTCCCGGTACGACGCCCGCGCTGCTCGCGGCGATGGCCGACACCGGGCTGCCGTTCCTGCCGGGCACGTCGAGCGTGTCCGAGGTGCTGGCGGTGCTCGAGTCGGGACGCACGGAGATGAAGTTCTTCCCGGCCGAGGCCGCCGGCGGTGCGCCGTACCTGAAGGCCGTCGGGGGCCCGCTCCCGCAGGCGCGGTTCTGCCCGACCGGCGGCATCACCGCCGCCTCGGCGCCGGACTACCTCGCGCTGCCCAACGTGGGCTGCGTCGGCGGCACCTGGATCACCCCGGCGGACGCTGTCGCGGCGAAGGACTGGGCACGGATCACCCGCCTGGCTGCGGAGGCCTCGGCCCTTCGCTGA
- a CDS encoding MarR family winged helix-turn-helix transcriptional regulator gives MIDDDLVRAVGREVLRLSRRRVLTPAGAELDQSVFRILWAVAEHGPLSMRELEHELQVEQSTVSRQVKGAVALGLVELEATTGRRERLVRLTQAGRDAYERDGALRLAIFRETLSGLGRERVESLVRDLADLNDAIERTYSVSEGPRPPQPGG, from the coding sequence ATGATCGACGACGACCTGGTCCGCGCCGTCGGCCGCGAGGTGCTGCGACTGTCGCGGCGTCGTGTCCTCACGCCGGCCGGAGCCGAGCTCGACCAGTCGGTGTTCCGCATCCTGTGGGCGGTGGCGGAGCACGGCCCGCTCTCCATGCGCGAGCTGGAGCACGAGCTCCAGGTGGAGCAGTCGACGGTCAGCCGTCAGGTGAAGGGGGCGGTCGCCCTCGGCCTCGTCGAGCTCGAGGCCACGACGGGGCGGCGGGAGCGGTTGGTGCGGCTGACGCAGGCGGGCCGCGACGCCTACGAGCGCGACGGTGCGCTGCGGCTCGCGATCTTCCGCGAGACCCTCTCCGGGCTCGGGCGCGAGCGCGTCGAGTCGCTCGTCCGCGACCTCGCCGACCTCAACGACGCGATCGAGAGGACCTACTCGGTCAGCGAAGGGCCGAGGCCTCCGCAGCCAGGCGGGTGA
- a CDS encoding nucleoside deaminase, with the protein MEAALDEARAALATGDVPIGAVVVDASGEVMGAGRNVREAVADPTGHAEVVALRTAAAARGEWRLDGCSLVVTLEPCTMCAGAAVLSRVDRVVFGAWDPKAGAVGSLWDVVRDRRLNHRPEVVSGVLADESAALLEDFFATQRSFGEVEPG; encoded by the coding sequence ATGGAGGCCGCGCTCGACGAGGCGCGCGCGGCGCTGGCCACCGGCGACGTACCGATCGGCGCGGTCGTCGTCGACGCCTCCGGCGAGGTGATGGGCGCCGGGCGCAACGTCCGCGAGGCGGTGGCCGACCCGACCGGCCACGCCGAGGTCGTCGCCCTTCGTACGGCGGCCGCGGCCCGCGGGGAGTGGCGGCTCGACGGCTGCTCGCTCGTCGTCACGCTCGAGCCGTGCACCATGTGCGCCGGTGCCGCGGTGCTCTCGCGGGTCGACCGCGTGGTGTTCGGCGCCTGGGACCCGAAGGCCGGCGCCGTCGGCAGCCTCTGGGACGTCGTCCGCGACCGGCGCCTCAACCACCGGCCGGAGGTGGTGAGCGGCGTCCTCGCTGACGAGTCGGCCGCGCTCCTCGAGGACTTCTTCGCGACGCAGCGGTCCTTCGGCGAGGTCGAGCCGGGATGA
- a CDS encoding tRNA adenosine deaminase-associated protein — translation MTVIIDAVDFAVAAFREDGDWQVAEVTHDHVSDVESLASALRRLPGDGGAVGMVAIDDDFFVVVRVAGTQTRVLLSDVTAATEWELAASAVEFLGLPVPDDDIDDLEPAGDLELLSDLGMQAVDLAAMLDDEEAYPDEVLSDIARRLGFGPLFDDAVGFTSA, via the coding sequence ATGACCGTCATCATCGACGCGGTCGACTTCGCCGTCGCCGCGTTCCGCGAGGACGGCGACTGGCAGGTCGCCGAGGTCACCCACGACCACGTCTCCGACGTCGAGTCGCTCGCGTCCGCGCTGCGCCGGCTGCCCGGCGACGGCGGCGCGGTCGGCATGGTCGCGATCGACGACGACTTCTTCGTGGTCGTGCGCGTCGCCGGCACCCAGACCCGGGTGCTCCTCTCCGACGTCACGGCAGCGACCGAGTGGGAGCTCGCCGCCTCCGCTGTCGAGTTCCTCGGCCTGCCCGTCCCCGACGACGACATCGACGACCTCGAGCCGGCCGGCGACCTCGAGCTGCTCAGCGACCTCGGCATGCAGGCCGTCGACCTCGCCGCGATGCTCGACGACGAGGAGGCCTACCCCGACGAGGTGCTCTCCGACATCGCCCGCCGCCTCGGCTTCGGTCCGCTGTTCGACGACGCCGTCGGCTTCACCTCGGCGTGA
- the upp gene encoding uracil phosphoribosyltransferase, with amino-acid sequence MRIQVVDHPLVAHKLTVLRDETTDSPTFRSLADELVTLLAYEATRDVRVEDSDIVTPVAPTTGVKLASPRPLVVPILRAGLGMLDGMMRLLPTAEVGFLGMVRNEATLEASTYAERLPDDLSGRQCYVLDPMLATGGTLAAAIRFLVDRGANDITAVCLLAAPEGCTRLEKELEDLQVPVTVVTAAMDEKLNDKGYIVPGLGDAGDRLYGVAGG; translated from the coding sequence ATGCGCATCCAGGTCGTCGACCACCCCCTCGTCGCCCACAAGCTGACCGTCCTCCGCGACGAGACCACGGACTCACCGACGTTCCGCAGCCTCGCCGACGAGCTCGTCACCCTGCTGGCCTACGAGGCCACCCGCGACGTCCGCGTCGAGGACTCCGACATCGTCACGCCGGTGGCGCCGACGACCGGCGTCAAGCTCGCCAGCCCGCGTCCCCTCGTCGTCCCGATCCTCCGCGCCGGCCTGGGCATGCTCGACGGCATGATGCGCCTGCTGCCGACGGCCGAGGTGGGCTTCCTCGGCATGGTGCGCAACGAGGCGACGCTGGAGGCGTCGACGTACGCCGAGCGGCTGCCCGACGACCTCTCCGGCCGCCAGTGCTACGTGCTCGACCCGATGCTCGCGACCGGGGGCACGCTCGCGGCGGCCATCCGGTTCCTCGTCGACCGCGGCGCCAACGACATCACCGCCGTCTGCCTGCTCGCCGCCCCCGAGGGCTGCACCAGGCTCGAGAAGGAGCTCGAGGACCTGCAGGTCCCGGTCACCGTGGTCACCGCCGCGATGGACGAGAAGCTCAACGACAAGGGCTACATCGTGCCCGGCCTGGGCGACGCGGGCGACCGCCTGTACGGCGTCGCCGGCGGCTGA
- a CDS encoding Re/Si-specific NAD(P)(+) transhydrogenase subunit alpha, whose amino-acid sequence MLIGIPRESKAGETLVAATAKTASQLAQLGYDVVVETGAGEAADQLDSAYADAGVRVGSSDDVWAADIVIKVNAPTDEEVGRLLSGATIVSMMAPARSPELVQRLSEAGVTALAMDAVPRISRAQSMDVLSSMANVAGYRAVVEAAHEFGRMFTGQVTAAGKIPPARVFVVGAGVAGLAAIGAASAMGAIVRAFDVRPEVAEQVESMGADFVVVDMEQEVSSDGYAKEMTAEQEAATAAMYDEEARNADIVITTALIPGRPAPKLITEETIRGMRGGSVIVDMAAANGGNAALTETDQRIVTDNGVTILGYTDLAGRLAAQTSQLYGTNIVNLFKLLTPEKDGRLTLDMNDVVQRGITVAHGGESMWPPPAVQVSAAPQQTPAAAVREEAPAKEPMSPAKKVGLVLGAIGLFWLVNALAPTPDLRNHFMVLMLSIVIGYYVIGKVAHALHTPLMSVTNAISGVVVVGALLQLSSHDALIQGLATVAVLLASINIFGGFAVTRRMLGMFSKEA is encoded by the coding sequence GTGCTGATCGGCATCCCCCGCGAGTCGAAGGCAGGCGAGACGCTCGTCGCTGCGACCGCGAAGACAGCGAGCCAGCTGGCGCAGCTGGGCTACGACGTGGTCGTCGAGACCGGCGCCGGCGAGGCGGCCGACCAGCTCGACAGTGCGTACGCCGACGCGGGGGTGCGCGTCGGGAGCAGCGACGACGTCTGGGCCGCCGACATCGTGATCAAGGTCAACGCGCCCACCGACGAGGAGGTCGGCCGGCTGCTCAGCGGCGCGACCATCGTGTCGATGATGGCGCCGGCGCGCTCGCCCGAGCTCGTCCAGCGGCTCTCCGAGGCCGGGGTCACCGCCCTCGCGATGGACGCCGTCCCGCGGATCTCGCGCGCACAGTCCATGGACGTGCTGTCGTCGATGGCCAACGTCGCCGGCTACCGCGCCGTGGTCGAGGCCGCGCACGAGTTCGGCCGGATGTTCACCGGCCAGGTCACCGCGGCCGGCAAGATCCCGCCGGCGCGGGTGTTCGTCGTCGGCGCCGGCGTCGCCGGCCTCGCCGCGATCGGCGCCGCGTCGGCCATGGGCGCCATCGTGCGCGCGTTCGACGTGCGCCCCGAGGTCGCCGAGCAGGTCGAGTCGATGGGCGCCGACTTCGTCGTGGTCGACATGGAGCAGGAGGTCAGCTCCGACGGCTACGCGAAGGAGATGACCGCCGAGCAGGAGGCCGCCACCGCGGCGATGTACGACGAGGAGGCGCGCAACGCCGACATCGTCATCACCACAGCGCTGATCCCGGGCCGCCCGGCACCGAAGCTGATCACCGAGGAGACCATCCGCGGCATGCGCGGAGGCTCGGTCATCGTCGACATGGCCGCGGCCAACGGCGGCAACGCCGCATTGACCGAGACCGACCAGCGCATCGTCACCGACAACGGCGTGACGATCCTCGGCTACACCGACCTCGCCGGCCGGCTGGCGGCGCAGACGTCGCAGCTCTACGGCACCAACATCGTCAACCTGTTCAAGCTGCTGACGCCGGAGAAGGACGGCCGGCTCACGCTCGACATGAACGACGTCGTGCAGCGCGGCATCACCGTCGCGCACGGCGGGGAGTCGATGTGGCCACCGCCCGCGGTGCAGGTCTCCGCGGCACCGCAGCAGACGCCCGCGGCCGCCGTACGGGAAGAGGCACCGGCGAAGGAGCCGATGTCGCCCGCGAAGAAGGTCGGCCTCGTGCTCGGGGCCATCGGCCTCTTCTGGCTCGTCAACGCGCTCGCGCCGACGCCCGATCTGCGCAACCACTTCATGGTGCTGATGCTGTCGATCGTGATCGGCTACTACGTGATCGGCAAGGTCGCGCACGCCCTCCACACCCCGCTGATGTCGGTCACCAACGCCATCTCCGGTGTGGTCGTCGTTGGGGCGCTGCTGCAGCTCTCCAGCCACGACGCCCTGATCCAGGGGCTGGCCACGGTGGCGGTGCTGCTCGCCTCCATCAACATCTTCGGTGGCTTCGCGGTCACCCGGCGCATGCTCGGCATGTTCAGCAAGGAGGCCTGA
- the pntB gene encoding Re/Si-specific NAD(P)(+) transhydrogenase subunit beta: MFGLEIASMAGAAFIVASLLFVLSLAGLSRHESAKNGLTYGIVGMAVALAATVVAVVDFNLDTDNEIAIVLMLLAIGIGAVIGLWRARIVEMTGMPELIAALHSFVGLAAVLIGWNGHLEGSHYELDSLNNIHEAEVAIGIFIGAVTFTGSIVANLKLSAKIKSAPLMLPGKNLTNVGSLVAFALLTVLYVGTDAHVDGSADVLLAVLTALALGLGWHLVASIGGGDMPVVVSMLNSYSGWAAAASGFLLGNDLLIVTGALVGSSGAYLSYIMCKAMNRSFISVIAGGFGIEAPAGDGPDYGEHREVSAEEAAEMLAHAGSVVITPGYGMAVAQAQYPVAELTAKLRAKGVEVRFGIHPVAGRLPGHMNVLLAEAKVPYDIVLEMDEINDDFPSTDVVLVIGANDTVNPAAAEDPSSPIAGMPVLEVWNAHHVIVFKRSMAPGYAGVQNPLFFRDNSQMLFGDAKERVEDIIRALA; the protein is encoded by the coding sequence ATGTTCGGACTGGAAATCGCCTCCATGGCGGGCGCGGCCTTCATCGTCGCGTCGCTGCTGTTCGTGCTCTCCCTCGCCGGGCTCTCCCGGCACGAGTCCGCCAAGAACGGCCTCACCTACGGGATCGTCGGCATGGCCGTGGCCCTAGCGGCCACCGTGGTCGCGGTCGTCGACTTCAACCTCGACACCGACAACGAGATCGCCATCGTGCTGATGCTCCTGGCCATCGGCATCGGCGCCGTGATCGGTCTGTGGCGCGCGCGGATCGTCGAGATGACGGGCATGCCCGAGCTGATCGCCGCCCTGCACAGCTTCGTCGGCCTCGCGGCGGTGCTGATCGGCTGGAACGGCCACCTCGAGGGCTCCCACTACGAGCTCGACAGCCTCAACAACATCCACGAGGCCGAGGTCGCCATCGGCATCTTCATCGGCGCCGTCACGTTCACCGGTTCCATCGTCGCCAACCTGAAGCTGTCGGCGAAGATCAAGTCCGCCCCGCTCATGCTGCCGGGCAAAAACCTGACCAACGTCGGTTCGCTCGTCGCCTTCGCCCTCCTGACGGTGCTGTACGTCGGCACCGACGCCCACGTCGACGGCTCCGCCGACGTGCTGCTCGCCGTGCTCACCGCGCTCGCGCTCGGTCTCGGCTGGCACCTGGTCGCCTCGATCGGCGGTGGCGACATGCCGGTCGTCGTGTCGATGCTGAACAGCTACTCCGGCTGGGCCGCCGCTGCGTCGGGGTTCCTGCTCGGCAACGACCTGCTCATCGTGACCGGCGCGCTCGTGGGCTCCTCCGGTGCCTACCTGTCCTACATCATGTGCAAGGCGATGAACCGCTCGTTCATCTCGGTCATCGCAGGAGGCTTCGGCATCGAGGCCCCTGCCGGCGACGGCCCCGACTACGGCGAGCACCGCGAGGTCAGCGCCGAGGAGGCGGCCGAGATGCTCGCCCACGCCGGCTCGGTGGTCATCACGCCCGGCTACGGCATGGCCGTCGCGCAGGCGCAATACCCGGTCGCCGAGCTCACGGCGAAGCTGCGGGCCAAGGGCGTGGAGGTGCGCTTCGGCATCCACCCGGTCGCCGGCCGGCTGCCCGGCCACATGAACGTGCTCCTGGCCGAGGCCAAGGTCCCCTACGACATCGTGCTCGAGATGGACGAGATCAACGACGACTTCCCCTCGACCGACGTCGTCCTGGTGATCGGCGCCAACGACACCGTCAACCCGGCCGCCGCGGAGGACCCGTCGTCCCCGATCGCCGGCATGCCGGTGCTCGAGGTCTGGAACGCCCACCACGTCATCGTGTTCAAGCGGTCGATGGCGCCCGGCTACGCGGGCGTGCAGAACCCCCTGTTCTTCCGCGACAACAGCCAGATGCTGTTCGGCGACGCCAAGGAGCGGGTGGAGGACATCATCCGAGCGCTGGCCTGA